The following are from one region of the Phycisphaerales bacterium genome:
- a CDS encoding serine hydrolase domain-containing protein, whose amino-acid sequence MRRTLAAIAIASCVGLLSPAVLAQDRPATIAEAPPWQAAVDQAVREEMERQELVGVAIGVIREGRIVYTAGYGLADRENEVAVTDDTMFRWASISKPVTAVAAMQLVEAGELDLEADVRAYVPEFPDKGAPISTEQLLSHLSGIVHYRNGPVERQPRDYETDHPFESVILALDTFAPSPLVSQPGERYSYSTHAYILASAVVERAGRGTFWAQVQERICEPLGLTTLQPDYQWLDIPNRAVGYRKIGEHVFKTTNTDVSWKLGGGGFISNVHDLARFAAALMNHELVSDATSLDMWTPRVDRQGEATGYGLGLSVSRPNDTLRIAHNGSQEKARTRMVFYPEQRHGVVVMTNTEHANPGAITTAIYRAINRSASEEAVQNLDSVGP is encoded by the coding sequence ATGCGTCGTACGCTCGCTGCAATCGCCATCGCCTCGTGCGTGGGCCTGCTTTCGCCGGCCGTCCTCGCGCAGGATCGGCCCGCCACCATCGCCGAGGCTCCACCGTGGCAGGCCGCGGTCGACCAGGCCGTGCGCGAGGAGATGGAGCGACAGGAACTCGTCGGCGTGGCCATCGGCGTGATCCGCGAGGGACGCATCGTCTACACGGCGGGCTACGGGCTGGCCGATCGCGAGAACGAGGTGGCTGTCACGGACGACACGATGTTCCGCTGGGCATCGATCTCAAAGCCCGTGACGGCCGTCGCGGCGATGCAATTGGTGGAGGCCGGCGAACTGGATCTTGAGGCCGACGTGCGGGCGTACGTACCCGAGTTTCCCGACAAGGGCGCCCCTATCTCGACCGAGCAGTTGCTGAGCCACCTGAGCGGCATCGTGCACTATCGCAACGGGCCGGTGGAGCGACAGCCACGCGACTACGAAACCGACCATCCCTTCGAGAGCGTCATCCTGGCGCTTGACACGTTCGCCCCGTCGCCGCTGGTGAGCCAGCCGGGCGAGCGGTATAGCTACAGCACGCACGCGTACATCCTGGCCAGCGCAGTCGTGGAGCGCGCGGGCAGGGGCACGTTCTGGGCGCAGGTGCAGGAGCGCATCTGCGAGCCTCTGGGGCTGACCACGCTGCAACCCGATTACCAGTGGTTGGACATACCGAACAGGGCCGTGGGGTATCGCAAGATCGGCGAGCACGTATTCAAGACGACCAACACCGACGTGAGCTGGAAGCTGGGCGGCGGCGGGTTCATCTCGAACGTGCACGACCTTGCACGCTTCGCCGCGGCGCTCATGAATCATGAACTGGTGAGCGACGCAACGAGCCTGGACATGTGGACGCCCCGGGTCGATCGTCAAGGCGAGGCGACCGGATACGGGCTGGGGCTGAGCGTCTCGCGCCCCAACGACACCCTGCGCATCGCCCACAACGGCTCGCAGGAGAAGGCTCGCACGCGAATGGTCTTCTACCCCGAGCAGCGCCACGGCGTGGTGGTGATGACCAATACCGAGCATGCGAACCCGGGCGCCATCACCACCGCCATTTATCGGGCGATCAATCGCTCGGCAAGCGAGGAAGCCGTTCAGAACCTGGACAGCGTCGGCCCGTAG
- a CDS encoding class II fumarate hydratase, translating to MTASSTMTASKTRTEKDSMGTMEVPADVLYGASTQRAVLNFPISGRPVPMAIVRAYGVLKAACARSNAELGLVDQDRAAAIERACEAITSGLKDHGGLERHFPVDIFQTGSGTSTNMNANEVIANLVCLERGAPIGSSKDQAYLDAGGVHPNDHANYGQSSNDTFPTAMHVAAAVAIKNDLLPALDRLASALEKKAKAWDNVVKIGRTHLQDATPIRLGQEFSGYARQVRQGITRLERALETLAELPLGGTAVGTGINTHTRFGSLVAKELSKATGCPFREAENHFEAQHAKDALVETSGHLRTIAVSMSKIANDVRWLGSGPRCGIGELKLPAVQPGSSIMPGKVNPVICEAVVMVCCQVIGNDAAVATGGLGGVGSLLDLNVAMPMMAANVLESIELLANSSDAFREKLVEGLEPDEERCAALIEGSLAMCTSLAPVIGYDQAAAIAKEAFASGKTVREIATEKNVLPKAELDKLLDARSMTEPEG from the coding sequence ATGACCGCATCGAGCACGATGACCGCCAGCAAGACCCGCACCGAGAAGGACTCCATGGGCACGATGGAGGTGCCCGCAGATGTGCTCTACGGCGCCAGCACGCAGCGGGCCGTGCTGAACTTCCCCATCAGCGGCCGGCCGGTGCCCATGGCGATCGTGCGGGCCTACGGGGTGCTCAAGGCGGCCTGTGCGCGCTCCAACGCGGAACTGGGGCTGGTCGACCAGGACCGCGCCGCCGCCATCGAGCGCGCCTGCGAGGCCATCACGAGCGGCTTGAAGGACCACGGCGGGCTGGAGCGCCACTTCCCGGTGGACATCTTCCAGACCGGCAGCGGCACCAGCACCAACATGAACGCCAACGAGGTGATCGCCAACCTGGTGTGCCTGGAGCGCGGCGCGCCCATCGGCAGCTCGAAGGACCAGGCCTACCTCGACGCCGGCGGCGTGCACCCCAACGACCACGCCAACTACGGGCAGTCGTCCAACGACACCTTCCCCACCGCCATGCACGTGGCCGCCGCGGTGGCGATCAAGAACGACCTGCTGCCTGCGCTCGACCGATTGGCGAGTGCGCTCGAGAAGAAGGCCAAGGCCTGGGACAACGTGGTCAAGATCGGCCGCACGCACCTGCAGGACGCCACGCCAATCCGCCTGGGCCAGGAATTCAGCGGCTATGCCCGCCAGGTGCGCCAGGGCATCACGCGCCTGGAGCGCGCGCTCGAGACGCTCGCCGAGCTTCCCCTGGGCGGCACGGCCGTGGGCACGGGCATCAACACCCACACGCGCTTCGGCTCGCTCGTGGCGAAGGAGCTGAGCAAGGCCACCGGCTGCCCCTTCCGCGAGGCCGAGAACCACTTCGAGGCCCAGCACGCCAAGGACGCGCTCGTCGAGACCAGCGGCCACTTGCGCACGATCGCGGTCAGCATGAGCAAGATCGCCAACGACGTGCGCTGGTTGGGCAGCGGGCCGCGCTGCGGCATCGGCGAGCTGAAGCTGCCGGCCGTGCAGCCGGGATCGAGCATCATGCCCGGCAAGGTGAACCCGGTGATCTGCGAGGCCGTGGTGATGGTCTGCTGCCAGGTCATCGGCAACGACGCGGCCGTCGCGACCGGCGGGCTCGGCGGCGTGGGGAGCCTGCTGGACCTCAATGTTGCGATGCCGATGATGGCCGCCAACGTGCTCGAGTCGATCGAGTTGCTGGCCAACAGCAGCGACGCATTCCGCGAGAAGCTGGTCGAGGGCCTCGAGCCCGACGAGGAACGGTGCGCGGCGCTGATCGAGGGCAGCCTGGCCATGTGCACCAGCCTGGCCCCCGTCATCGGCTACGACCAGGCCGCCGCCATCGCCAAGGAGGCCTTTGCCAGCGGCAAGACCGTGCGTGAGATCGCCACCGAAAAGAACGTGCTGCCCAAGGCCGAACTCGACAAGCTGCTGGACGCGCGGAGCATGACCGAGCCGGAGGGCTGA
- a CDS encoding queuosine precursor transporter: MGTPNEALATLPSRQHGYDGLSRLDEATLYRRREGVFLVLAGLFLASLAMLNILGISRFIKLGEATVGSGPDALTLTFAVAVGVLPYPITFLCTDFISELYGRRRANAVVWMGLVVNAWVVFVLWFGGVLPGFEPVDPQTGELIADAAGRVPVFFEIRSLAFAAVLASMVAYLVAQLVDVQVFHFWKRLTNGRHLWLRNNGSTLVSQLVDTVAVILITYYIAGGLPVDETDPIAPQLLLFIGTGYAFKFAAALLDTVPFYIGSRWLARYLRLPPPHGPPSPPPAAAVEAGVG, from the coding sequence ATGGGGACCCCAAACGAAGCCCTCGCCACGCTGCCCAGCCGCCAACATGGCTACGACGGGCTTTCAAGGCTCGACGAGGCCACGCTGTACCGGCGGCGTGAAGGCGTGTTCCTGGTGCTGGCCGGGCTGTTCCTGGCCTCGCTGGCCATGCTAAACATCCTGGGCATCAGCCGGTTCATTAAGCTGGGCGAGGCGACGGTGGGCAGCGGCCCGGACGCCCTCACCCTTACCTTCGCCGTGGCGGTGGGCGTCTTGCCCTACCCCATCACCTTCCTGTGCACCGACTTTATCAGCGAGCTCTATGGCCGCCGGCGCGCCAACGCGGTGGTGTGGATGGGGCTGGTCGTCAACGCGTGGGTCGTCTTCGTGCTGTGGTTCGGCGGAGTGTTGCCGGGCTTCGAACCGGTCGATCCGCAGACCGGAGAACTGATTGCCGACGCCGCGGGGCGTGTCCCGGTCTTCTTCGAGATCCGCTCGCTGGCCTTCGCGGCCGTGCTGGCCTCCATGGTGGCCTACTTGGTAGCTCAGCTCGTGGACGTCCAGGTCTTCCACTTCTGGAAGCGATTGACCAACGGCCGGCACCTGTGGCTGCGAAACAACGGCAGCACACTGGTGAGCCAATTGGTCGACACCGTGGCGGTCATCCTGATTACGTACTACATTGCCGGCGGGCTGCCCGTCGACGAGACCGATCCCATCGCGCCCCAGTTGTTGCTGTTTATCGGTACTGGATACGCATTCAAGTTCGCCGCCGCGTTACTGGATACCGTGCCGTTCTATATTGGTTCCAGGTGGCTCGCGCGGTACCTGCGCCTGCCACCACCCCATGGTCCACCCTCCCCGCCACCGGCGGCCGCGGTGGAAGCCGGGGTCGGCTGA
- a CDS encoding transglutaminase-like domain-containing protein, with protein sequence MIRMTHLAAAAAGLALASGVLAQSVLRQGESRDWTVRFRANIRAWQDAGNQGQNRGASYDTWEFEQATVVVPMLERTSIHRVHENTIEMAVRVNDRDATPARTDPYVRLNNKHAGSRYLGWAIAKGTARDIEVVSTMAMTSYDVTVDDQRAMAVEWPAGDWPEDALSALDPQVGIELGLDGEPYEGLDRVARSMDNVIQRLGASPKDVPPYLLAKYLTGAVWGHIRSRSGDGLNTARTGEIEGIEIHGVPTTFVRRRGNQFDTCALLVYAMRRAGLPARMVIGIIADARADDEEVLTQRNNREGEMIAWVEFALVENGRTTWIPIDLNGMMTSSSRAPDISDLEVLRKPWDRFGTIDDTRYWAPFAHHVHPPLTVKAYNSPGFWGIFAEPAEPSRAEQMILFDVTSTPKTAESRRESPGQGGGEDAPRRRRR encoded by the coding sequence ATGATCCGAATGACACACCTGGCCGCCGCCGCGGCCGGCCTGGCGCTGGCCAGCGGCGTCCTTGCCCAGAGCGTGCTGCGCCAGGGCGAGAGCCGCGACTGGACCGTCCGCTTCCGCGCCAACATCCGCGCCTGGCAGGATGCGGGCAACCAGGGCCAGAACCGGGGCGCCTCCTACGACACGTGGGAGTTCGAGCAGGCCACCGTCGTCGTGCCGATGCTCGAGCGCACCAGCATCCACCGCGTGCACGAGAACACCATCGAGATGGCCGTCCGCGTCAACGATCGCGACGCCACCCCCGCGCGCACCGACCCGTACGTTCGGCTGAACAACAAGCACGCCGGCTCGCGCTACCTGGGCTGGGCCATCGCCAAGGGCACGGCCCGCGACATCGAGGTCGTGTCCACCATGGCCATGACCTCCTACGACGTCACCGTCGACGACCAGCGCGCCATGGCCGTCGAGTGGCCCGCGGGCGACTGGCCCGAGGACGCCCTGAGCGCGCTCGACCCGCAGGTGGGCATCGAGCTGGGCCTGGACGGCGAGCCCTACGAGGGTCTCGACCGCGTCGCGCGCTCCATGGATAACGTCATCCAACGATTGGGCGCGAGTCCCAAGGACGTGCCGCCCTACCTCCTGGCAAAGTACCTCACCGGCGCCGTCTGGGGCCACATCCGCTCGCGTTCGGGCGACGGCCTGAACACGGCGCGCACGGGCGAGATCGAGGGCATCGAGATCCACGGCGTGCCGACGACGTTCGTGCGCCGTCGCGGCAACCAGTTCGACACGTGCGCGCTGCTCGTGTACGCGATGCGGCGGGCGGGCCTGCCCGCGCGCATGGTCATCGGCATCATCGCCGACGCGAGGGCCGACGACGAGGAGGTGCTGACCCAGCGCAACAACCGCGAGGGCGAGATGATCGCCTGGGTCGAGTTCGCCCTGGTCGAGAACGGCCGGACGACGTGGATCCCCATCGACCTCAACGGCATGATGACCTCGTCCAGCCGGGCGCCGGACATCTCCGACCTCGAGGTGCTCCGCAAGCCGTGGGACCGCTTTGGCACCATCGACGACACGCGCTACTGGGCGCCCTTCGCCCACCACGTGCATCCGCCGCTGACGGTCAAGGCGTACAACTCGCCGGGCTTCTGGGGCATCTTCGCCGAGCCGGCCGAGCCCAGCCGGGCCGAGCAGATGATCCTCTTCGACGTGACGAGCACGCCCAAGACGGCCGAATCGCGCCGAGAGAGCCCCGGCCAGGGCGGCGGAGAGGACGCCCCGCGTCGCCGCCGGCGCTGA
- a CDS encoding YcfL family protein, translating to MRNRALLAACVAGAVLAAGCSRWQPRVNTTQEAEREGKPQQIEDARLIWDKDLARAVQLIGLIEGTAPNGFKKVEAELFNATRQRMAIRYRFEWFDAEGFAVDSAMDGFRDRALLSGERARISAVAPNERAVDFELEIIGAP from the coding sequence ATGAGAAACAGAGCCCTGCTGGCCGCGTGCGTGGCGGGCGCCGTGCTGGCCGCGGGCTGCTCGCGATGGCAGCCGCGCGTGAACACCACGCAGGAAGCCGAACGTGAAGGCAAGCCGCAGCAGATCGAGGACGCCCGGCTGATCTGGGACAAGGACCTTGCCAGGGCCGTGCAACTGATCGGCCTGATCGAGGGCACGGCGCCCAACGGCTTCAAGAAGGTCGAGGCCGAATTGTTCAATGCCACGCGGCAGCGGATGGCCATTCGCTATCGCTTCGAGTGGTTCGACGCGGAGGGCTTCGCGGTCGATTCTGCCATGGACGGCTTCCGCGACCGGGCGCTGCTGTCGGGCGAGCGTGCGCGCATCAGCGCGGTGGCGCCCAACGAGCGCGCGGTCGACTTCGAGCTGGAAATCATCGGCGCCCCCTGA
- a CDS encoding M14 family metallopeptidase, whose amino-acid sequence MRAIAACVLGLTICVTAPRAIAQGMLQARDVSPNEELLYDYFDGLRFDPAVPTPEGTLGYKVGERFTRHHDRVEYCRTLANASDRVRFAEYGRTHQDRPLVMLTISSPSNLERLDQILAANAELRDAENLSAARRDEIIENNPAVIWYSFGVHGNEASCGEISMQFAYTLAAATNDEVADILDTCVIVVDPQVNPDGQSRYVAWYENAMGIAPDPNPDAFEHDEPWPSGRSNHYLFDLNRDLVWGVHPESRARLAAMRRYLPQLHLDYHEQGHTSPYFFGEGDTPYNQNIPQETKDWIALYGRANAKAYDERGIVYATRERFDYLYPGYGKVLPVYHGAIGLLLEKAGHGRAGLSIRVSDQYVLTLAERVRDHFVTAMNYAETTAANRKAQLERFARFWEEASQGAGPGPKSFAISTSNDPAVLKKVWDFCLMHGIEVQQLTESATTSSFATYDTGETIDGLELPEGSWIIDARQPMSALVRTMFERVTDVENPDTYDITAWSLPISFGVNAWWSDAYLDASTEPLTRYAPPTARLTGSGGVALLIDSSHHNFPVAVGHAVEHDIFCRVLGDAVEVDGKSFAKGSLLVHLIRNPDRDLEAFVRDVLASGVSVHRASEGFTQSGPMLGNNANPIMRLPKVLLATGPSVNSLSAGQHWHMLDIAFPFPYTRVDAGDLGRIDLSDYSVIVLPSMGGLSGSAAENINGWLRRGGAVVASDGAAGWALRELAGAEPDRDGRGSDGEPKAHTKTWAEREDDSVARRVAGAMALTRLDTSHPLTAGLHEHQDWMGVLVRGMSNLPMRDDAYVVARFDQDQPIISGPVSEQNQDRMAGQPFIIHHRMGGGSVIVFADDVTIRGFHHAGMRMLMNAIVYGPTLSRF is encoded by the coding sequence ATGCGTGCAATCGCCGCTTGTGTGCTGGGTCTGACAATCTGCGTGACGGCCCCACGGGCCATCGCCCAGGGAATGCTCCAAGCCCGTGACGTTTCGCCCAACGAAGAACTGCTCTACGACTACTTCGACGGGTTGCGTTTCGATCCAGCCGTCCCCACCCCCGAGGGCACGCTGGGCTACAAGGTGGGCGAGCGATTCACGCGGCACCACGACCGCGTGGAATATTGCCGAACACTGGCCAACGCCAGCGACCGCGTCCGCTTTGCCGAATACGGCCGCACCCATCAGGATCGGCCGCTGGTCATGCTGACGATTTCGAGCCCGTCGAACCTGGAGCGGCTCGACCAGATCCTCGCCGCCAACGCTGAGCTGCGCGATGCGGAGAACCTGAGCGCCGCGCGACGCGACGAGATCATCGAGAACAACCCAGCCGTCATCTGGTACAGCTTCGGCGTGCACGGCAACGAGGCAAGCTGCGGCGAGATCTCGATGCAGTTCGCCTACACCCTGGCCGCGGCAACCAACGACGAAGTTGCCGACATTCTCGACACGTGCGTCATCGTCGTTGATCCGCAGGTCAACCCCGACGGCCAGAGCCGCTACGTCGCGTGGTACGAGAACGCCATGGGCATCGCGCCCGATCCCAACCCCGACGCGTTCGAGCACGACGAGCCCTGGCCCAGCGGCCGGAGCAACCATTACCTGTTCGACCTCAATCGAGACCTGGTGTGGGGCGTGCATCCCGAGAGCCGTGCCCGGCTGGCCGCCATGCGCCGCTACCTTCCCCAGCTCCACCTTGACTACCACGAGCAGGGACACACCAGCCCCTACTTCTTCGGCGAGGGCGATACGCCCTACAACCAGAACATTCCCCAGGAAACCAAGGACTGGATCGCCCTGTACGGTCGGGCGAACGCGAAGGCATACGACGAGCGCGGCATCGTGTACGCCACGCGCGAGCGCTTTGACTACCTCTACCCCGGCTACGGCAAGGTGCTGCCGGTGTATCACGGCGCCATCGGCCTGCTGCTCGAGAAGGCCGGCCACGGGCGCGCCGGGCTGAGCATCCGCGTGAGCGACCAGTACGTCTTGACCCTCGCCGAGCGCGTCCGTGACCACTTCGTCACGGCGATGAACTACGCGGAGACCACCGCCGCCAATCGCAAGGCCCAGCTCGAGCGCTTTGCCAGGTTCTGGGAAGAGGCAAGCCAGGGCGCTGGCCCCGGCCCCAAGTCATTTGCGATCTCGACCAGCAACGACCCGGCGGTGCTGAAGAAGGTCTGGGACTTCTGCCTGATGCACGGCATCGAGGTGCAGCAACTCACCGAATCCGCGACCACCAGTTCGTTTGCGACCTACGACACCGGCGAGACCATCGACGGGCTTGAGTTGCCCGAAGGATCTTGGATCATTGATGCCCGCCAGCCGATGTCCGCGCTCGTGCGCACCATGTTCGAGCGCGTGACCGACGTTGAGAATCCCGACACGTACGACATCACCGCCTGGAGCCTGCCCATCAGCTTCGGCGTCAACGCATGGTGGAGCGACGCGTACCTCGATGCCAGCACCGAGCCGCTCACGCGGTACGCGCCGCCCACGGCGAGGCTCACCGGCAGCGGAGGGGTCGCGCTGCTCATCGATTCGAGCCACCACAACTTTCCCGTCGCCGTGGGCCACGCCGTCGAGCACGACATCTTCTGCCGCGTGCTTGGCGACGCCGTCGAGGTCGACGGCAAGTCCTTCGCCAAGGGCAGCCTGCTGGTGCACCTCATCCGCAACCCGGACCGCGACCTGGAGGCGTTCGTGCGCGACGTGCTGGCCAGCGGCGTCAGCGTGCACCGTGCCAGCGAGGGCTTCACGCAGAGCGGCCCGATGCTGGGCAACAACGCCAACCCCATCATGCGGCTGCCCAAGGTGCTGCTGGCCACCGGTCCCAGCGTGAACAGCCTGAGCGCAGGCCAGCACTGGCACATGCTCGACATTGCGTTCCCCTTCCCATACACGCGCGTCGACGCGGGTGATCTGGGCCGCATCGATCTCAGCGATTACAGCGTCATCGTGCTTCCCTCGATGGGCGGGCTGTCGGGCAGCGCCGCCGAGAACATCAACGGCTGGCTGCGGCGAGGCGGGGCCGTGGTGGCAAGCGACGGCGCCGCGGGCTGGGCCCTGCGAGAACTGGCCGGCGCCGAGCCCGACCGCGACGGGCGAGGTTCCGATGGAGAGCCCAAGGCCCACACCAAGACCTGGGCCGAGCGGGAAGACGACTCGGTCGCGCGCCGCGTCGCCGGCGCTATGGCGCTCACCCGGCTGGACACCAGCCACCCCCTCACCGCCGGCCTGCACGAGCACCAGGACTGGATGGGCGTGCTCGTCCGCGGCATGAGCAATCTGCCCATGCGAGACGACGCCTACGTGGTCGCTCGGTTCGACCAGGACCAGCCCATCATCTCCGGCCCCGTCAGCGAGCAGAACCAGGATCGCATGGCCGGCCAGCCCTTCATCATTCACCACCGCATGGGGGGCGGATCGGTCATCGTCTTCGCCGACGACGTCACGATCCGCGGCTTCCACCACGCGGGCATGCGGATGCTGATGAACGCGATCGTCTACGGGCCGACGCTGTCCAGGTTCTGA
- a CDS encoding flavin reductase family protein has protein sequence MELTPQDLPASDRYKLLIGMIVPRPIAFVSTISADGRTNLAPFSFFCGVGSEPMMLAFCPASDAAGEDKDTLRNARLEEDGGTGEFVVNVVTEAIARQVAACAEPLPHGQSEFDLSGLTPIASSVVKPPRVAECPAAFECVTRQVIRTNPGVASSGNLVLGEVVRVHAAEGLVNERRHTDPAKLAAFGRMGGPSYCTTRDRFDLPWGRKALE, from the coding sequence ATGGAACTGACGCCCCAAGACCTGCCCGCCAGCGACCGCTACAAGCTGCTCATCGGGATGATCGTGCCCAGGCCCATCGCCTTCGTCTCGACCATCTCCGCCGACGGCCGCACGAACCTGGCGCCCTTCAGCTTCTTCTGCGGCGTGGGCAGCGAGCCCATGATGCTCGCCTTCTGCCCGGCCAGCGACGCGGCCGGCGAGGACAAGGACACCCTGCGCAACGCCAGGCTCGAGGAAGACGGCGGCACGGGCGAGTTCGTCGTCAACGTCGTGACCGAGGCCATCGCAAGGCAGGTCGCCGCGTGCGCCGAGCCCTTGCCGCACGGCCAGAGCGAGTTCGACCTCAGCGGCCTCACGCCCATCGCCAGCAGCGTCGTCAAGCCGCCCAGGGTCGCCGAGTGCCCGGCGGCCTTCGAGTGCGTCACCCGGCAGGTCATCCGCACCAACCCCGGCGTTGCCTCCAGCGGAAACCTCGTCCTGGGCGAGGTCGTCCGCGTGCACGCCGCCGAGGGCCTGGTCAACGAGCGGCGCCACACCGACCCGGCGAAGCTCGCCGCCTTCGGCCGCATGGGCGGGCCCAGCTACTGCACGACCAGGGACCGCTTCGACCTGCCGTGGGGCCGCAAGGCCCTCGAGTAG
- a CDS encoding Rho termination factor N-terminal domain-containing protein: MPYPKNKTEDHGPSVKDDEKYEALRREGMSKEKAARIANADNPGEKGGKHPPYEDWTKDELYERAQEVGIEGRSDMTKDELIDALRNH; the protein is encoded by the coding sequence ATGCCCTATCCCAAGAACAAGACCGAAGACCACGGACCGAGCGTCAAGGACGATGAGAAGTACGAGGCCCTCCGCCGCGAGGGGATGAGCAAGGAAAAGGCCGCCCGCATCGCCAACGCCGACAACCCCGGCGAAAAGGGCGGCAAGCACCCGCCCTACGAGGATTGGACCAAGGACGAGCTCTACGAGCGCGCCCAGGAGGTCGGCATCGAGGGCCGCAGCGACATGACCAAGGACGAGCTGATCGACGCCCTGCGGAATCACTGA